One Microbacterium marinum genomic window carries:
- a CDS encoding helicase-related protein, giving the protein MTNVCEQCGGELWKPHKDHPEVMLRYIHMHDEKTMREILVIRENVPGMDDEESKKHGRIAPSQEFAIRRILEEHGESDGALLADDMGVGKTVQATEIALRGGFKRGLFIALPDTHDQWVERIYAQSEGKIRARVMNGTPAGRAQLAAFLAGEDGFFIAGSHFLVAQDFESRPVPNPAFNPAGGNERGVHPFLFKRHKTTNPRKGQVKGQLVLRDRPEAKWATIVHDIETPDGGEVEQVAVEVARRFDMIGPAAGPVYQTKSIHLAVFRKMRNRKRGPVDLIVFDEVHVVANKWSQGRRTVLSMRDGAFMLAMSGTWFLNDPDNMWSVTRLAWPGIDPATDEPYIDTNHDVWKTRWMERAPVLDEDGDPRYSPGGVALVKTVGEKEPGAFIATLPCYIRREASDPIPPAQLVYVDPSPAQAAQLEDLQADMLTWVMNWEGEEEPLVTELPPELHIRLRQVTIAELSFDENGEVAMADDAESAKLLPLRNILEKAWAGQPVAIYTDSKIGAHFIARRMQRAGVDARAYTGDLSKPQRRELKRAFLAGEFPYIICTVQSFGVGLDGFQTVCDKVIWISEADGNPAVNAQAIRRFLRPGRLKRRVAQQGEDGQWREVSIDDFQHARLVMRGTVDEISLQNLIHKQWLIRQSITIAA; this is encoded by the coding sequence ATGACCAACGTCTGCGAGCAGTGCGGCGGCGAGCTGTGGAAGCCGCACAAGGATCACCCCGAGGTGATGCTGCGCTACATCCACATGCACGACGAGAAGACCATGCGCGAGATCCTCGTCATCCGGGAGAACGTGCCCGGGATGGACGACGAGGAGTCGAAGAAGCACGGTCGCATCGCACCCTCGCAGGAGTTCGCGATCCGCCGCATCCTCGAGGAGCACGGCGAGTCAGACGGCGCGCTCCTCGCGGACGACATGGGCGTCGGCAAGACCGTCCAGGCCACCGAGATCGCCCTCCGCGGCGGCTTCAAGCGCGGCCTGTTCATCGCCCTCCCCGACACCCACGACCAGTGGGTGGAGCGGATCTACGCGCAGTCCGAGGGCAAGATCCGCGCGCGCGTGATGAACGGCACGCCCGCCGGCCGCGCGCAGCTTGCCGCGTTCCTCGCGGGGGAGGACGGCTTCTTCATCGCCGGATCGCACTTCCTGGTCGCGCAAGACTTCGAGTCGCGCCCGGTCCCCAACCCGGCATTCAACCCCGCTGGTGGCAACGAGCGCGGCGTCCACCCGTTCCTGTTCAAGCGTCACAAGACGACCAACCCGCGCAAGGGCCAGGTGAAGGGGCAGCTCGTCCTCCGCGATCGCCCCGAGGCGAAATGGGCCACCATCGTCCACGACATCGAGACGCCCGACGGTGGCGAGGTCGAGCAGGTCGCCGTGGAGGTCGCGCGCCGTTTCGACATGATCGGGCCCGCCGCTGGCCCCGTCTACCAGACCAAGTCCATCCACCTCGCCGTGTTCCGCAAGATGCGCAACCGCAAGCGCGGCCCGGTCGACCTCATCGTCTTCGACGAGGTGCACGTGGTCGCCAACAAGTGGTCGCAGGGGCGTCGCACCGTCCTGTCGATGCGCGACGGCGCGTTCATGCTCGCCATGAGCGGCACGTGGTTCCTCAACGACCCCGACAATATGTGGTCGGTCACGCGCCTGGCCTGGCCCGGCATCGACCCCGCCACCGACGAGCCCTACATCGATACCAATCACGACGTGTGGAAGACCCGGTGGATGGAACGCGCGCCCGTCCTGGACGAGGATGGCGACCCGCGCTACTCGCCCGGTGGCGTGGCCCTCGTCAAGACGGTGGGGGAGAAGGAGCCGGGCGCGTTCATCGCGACCCTCCCGTGCTACATCCGCCGCGAGGCATCCGACCCGATCCCGCCGGCGCAGCTCGTCTACGTCGACCCGAGCCCGGCGCAGGCTGCGCAGCTCGAGGATCTCCAGGCCGACATGCTGACGTGGGTGATGAACTGGGAAGGCGAAGAGGAGCCGCTGGTCACCGAGCTTCCCCCGGAGCTTCACATCCGCCTGCGGCAGGTGACGATCGCCGAGCTCTCCTTCGATGAGAACGGCGAGGTCGCGATGGCCGATGACGCGGAGTCCGCGAAGCTCCTGCCGCTGCGCAACATCCTCGAGAAGGCGTGGGCAGGGCAGCCGGTCGCGATCTACACCGACTCGAAGATCGGCGCCCACTTCATCGCCCGCCGCATGCAGCGCGCCGGCGTCGACGCCCGCGCCTACACCGGCGACCTCTCCAAGCCCCAGCGGCGCGAGCTCAAGCGCGCCTTCCTGGCGGGGGAGTTCCCGTACATCATCTGCACCGTCCAGTCGTTCGGCGTCGGCCTCGACGGCTTCCAGACGGTCTGCGACAAGGTCATCTGGATCTCCGAAGCGGACGGCAACCCGGCCGTCAACGCACAGGCGATCCGCCGATTCCTGCGCCCCGGTCGCCTCAAGCGCCGCGTCGCCCAGCAGGGTGAGGACGGCCAGTGGCGCGAGGTGTCGATCGACGACTTCCAGCACGCACGCCTGGTCATGCGCGGCACCGTCGACGAGATCAGCCTGCAGAACCTCATCCACAAGCAGTGGCTCATCCGGCAGTCGATCACGATCGCCGCGTGA
- a CDS encoding WhiB family transcriptional regulator, translating to MRPPREPLPGFTAALELANEKPAAPQPYCAGSGPAYADYVTPPSAEVARQMCAPCPLMELCRASALHEKPAWGVHGGIAWVNGRQWHLRRTAEMAITDDLGELQVVELDDDLDEELEVSSATLLTP from the coding sequence ATGCGTCCGCCGCGTGAGCCGCTGCCGGGATTCACGGCCGCCCTGGAGCTCGCCAATGAGAAGCCCGCCGCGCCGCAGCCGTACTGCGCGGGCTCCGGCCCGGCGTACGCCGACTATGTGACCCCGCCCTCCGCGGAGGTCGCCAGGCAGATGTGCGCGCCGTGCCCGCTCATGGAGCTGTGCAGGGCGTCGGCGCTGCACGAGAAGCCGGCGTGGGGCGTGCACGGTGGCATCGCGTGGGTGAACGGCAGGCAGTGGCATCTCCGCAGGACCGCGGAAATGGCGATCACCGACGACCTCGGAGAGCTGCAGGTCGTTGAGCTGGACGACGACCTCGACGAGGAGCTCGAAGTTTCTTCGGCGACCCTATTGACCCCCTGA
- a CDS encoding AAA family ATPase, with the protein MSSATPAAPAAPVTQLPMPIWAQDIAPIEDFGEPGSIMIHAEPGQGKSRAALTIAKVRGFDRGVVLDIDNGTEVLLNDPVLRAKHKAGLITIIRIDKTQPDAFVKFHNYFNDLMKNGKAYGFQYLIVDTLDVAQETAIEWFLANTWNDDHTKLNTQGGWGEVAKWTSNVLWQLQNHPDMLGIGLVHTKVDEKEAKKTGVSTLKPKFQGSMKDNAAGIPSVVVYLRKEELENGEVNIIADLSGTDGAISKQRYSSFLPNRIDNFSMDLLYGLIRGEVASPVAATQIPTMPAEQIAAAVQPQAPTDPQPVTTTATAPAAAA; encoded by the coding sequence ATGTCTTCCGCAACCCCCGCCGCACCCGCGGCCCCCGTCACCCAGCTCCCCATGCCCATCTGGGCTCAGGACATCGCCCCCATCGAAGACTTCGGTGAGCCGGGCAGCATTATGATCCACGCCGAGCCCGGCCAGGGTAAGTCGCGTGCCGCGCTGACGATCGCGAAGGTACGCGGCTTCGACCGTGGCGTCGTGCTCGACATCGACAACGGCACCGAGGTTCTCCTCAACGACCCCGTCCTGCGCGCCAAGCACAAGGCCGGCCTCATCACGATCATCCGCATCGACAAGACCCAGCCCGACGCGTTCGTGAAGTTCCACAACTACTTCAACGACCTGATGAAGAACGGCAAGGCCTACGGCTTCCAGTACCTCATCGTCGACACCCTCGACGTGGCGCAGGAGACCGCGATCGAGTGGTTCCTCGCCAACACGTGGAACGATGACCACACCAAGCTGAACACGCAGGGCGGCTGGGGCGAGGTCGCGAAGTGGACGAGCAACGTCCTCTGGCAGCTCCAGAACCACCCCGACATGCTCGGCATCGGCCTCGTGCACACCAAGGTCGACGAGAAGGAGGCGAAGAAGACCGGCGTCTCCACCCTCAAGCCGAAGTTCCAGGGCTCGATGAAGGACAACGCCGCGGGCATCCCGTCCGTGGTCGTCTACCTCCGCAAGGAGGAGCTGGAGAACGGCGAGGTCAACATCATCGCCGACCTCTCCGGCACCGACGGCGCGATCTCCAAGCAGCGCTACTCCTCGTTCCTGCCCAACCGCATCGACAACTTCTCGATGGACCTGCTGTACGGCCTCATCCGCGGCGAGGTCGCCTCCCCGGTCGCCGCCACGCAGATCCCCACCATGCCCGCCGAGCAGATCGCCGCCGCGGTCCAGCCGCAGGCCCCCACCGACCCCCAGCCCGTCACGACCACGGCAACCGCGCCCGCGGCCGCCGCCTAA
- a CDS encoding bifunctional DNA primase/polymerase, with protein MTTFAQVAGLYLQRGFLPFPVKGKTPPVQGATGRNGSVTAESIAQWSADPEWAHQNVGLRANLYVGIDVDHYGPKNGADQLRELEAKLGPLPATPSSTARGADSPARQQFFALREPVEMYGKPPIPGVEPKNVHIDIIQAHHRYTVAWPSIHPETGAPYLWYDAEGELLAEPPHVDDFEYLPEAWIEYLRLDEREYGHQGAQWSGEIPASATRHEERKIRTIIARLQSLPDVWAPGSGWHDTVFHQACWLSRIARSNAYALTPEQAHGILLQYTPTYPSWGPENIDEQWHSAQKVTAGQFESPPEPDLPALQAWRGFPSDRPYPTIQGRPFVAAWAHAPEPSQRAAHRAGLLHALLEAGVEEIEAATLVWHCAASLQPITFGGQTYSDPHSKCITIEQLWAEVAAAIETLTTGTIADDAPAPIIALPAPPPQAAGPSVTLINEQERAQAATVDWFGARYLDWARKTFEAVNEPYYRMNRWTVLSVIFSPKGVLPRPGANDRPVNLFQAIVGRTTTGKSEALRPPRHIFKAYYMLSESPSIGGDHTGESLKGTLIERDGKATWFHLDEAHTKIPTWRKPNSPYSEVPGVLTLAFDGEIDAIFRRTDKEISGRAAQAYLTVHLMGTPQGMADVMSPADWESGFLNRFVWGIGDMPTESVTMMAGGFLTEEDLAAEGDDDTAAVASGKAMYQQWAAEFAAAVQSVSTPSGAPARMRIPADVARRHQNIAVTLQEIAKNSPYEERLRPTFRRLTETVLRCAALVALSSGRTRIEMGDLLVAAEQTEEWAANILIMVAATDESLRTREVNMIEKALLERGGVVSFADIHRLPRFANRRRDVEDMIGELVAQGRASIDQNTGTKILRAGGYARAA; from the coding sequence GTGACGACATTTGCCCAGGTCGCCGGTCTGTACCTGCAGCGCGGCTTCCTGCCGTTCCCCGTCAAGGGGAAGACGCCCCCCGTCCAGGGCGCCACCGGCCGCAACGGTTCCGTGACCGCGGAGTCGATCGCGCAGTGGAGCGCCGACCCCGAGTGGGCGCACCAGAACGTCGGTTTGCGCGCAAACCTCTACGTCGGCATCGACGTCGACCACTACGGCCCGAAGAACGGTGCCGACCAGCTCCGCGAGCTGGAGGCCAAGCTCGGCCCGCTCCCGGCAACCCCGTCGTCCACCGCGCGCGGCGCTGACTCGCCCGCCCGCCAGCAGTTCTTCGCCCTCCGCGAGCCGGTCGAGATGTACGGCAAGCCGCCCATCCCCGGCGTCGAGCCGAAGAACGTCCACATCGACATCATCCAGGCGCACCACAGGTACACCGTCGCCTGGCCCTCCATTCACCCCGAGACCGGCGCGCCCTACCTCTGGTACGACGCCGAAGGCGAGCTCCTCGCCGAGCCCCCGCACGTCGACGACTTCGAGTACCTCCCCGAGGCGTGGATCGAATACCTCCGCCTCGACGAGCGGGAGTACGGGCACCAGGGCGCACAGTGGAGCGGCGAGATCCCCGCATCCGCCACGCGCCACGAAGAGCGCAAGATCCGCACCATCATCGCCCGCCTCCAGTCACTCCCCGACGTGTGGGCACCCGGCAGCGGGTGGCACGACACCGTCTTCCACCAGGCATGCTGGCTCTCCCGCATCGCCCGCTCCAACGCGTACGCGCTCACGCCCGAGCAGGCCCACGGCATCCTCCTGCAGTACACCCCCACCTATCCGTCGTGGGGCCCCGAGAACATCGACGAGCAGTGGCACTCCGCGCAGAAGGTCACCGCGGGGCAGTTTGAGTCGCCGCCCGAGCCCGACCTCCCCGCGCTGCAGGCCTGGCGCGGCTTCCCGTCAGACCGCCCGTACCCGACCATCCAGGGCCGCCCGTTCGTCGCCGCGTGGGCACACGCGCCCGAGCCCTCCCAGCGCGCCGCGCACCGCGCAGGCCTCCTGCACGCGCTCCTCGAGGCGGGAGTGGAGGAGATCGAAGCGGCCACCCTCGTCTGGCATTGCGCGGCATCCCTCCAGCCGATCACCTTCGGCGGGCAGACCTACTCCGACCCGCACTCGAAGTGCATCACCATCGAGCAGCTCTGGGCCGAGGTCGCCGCCGCGATCGAGACGCTCACCACCGGCACCATCGCCGACGACGCGCCCGCGCCGATCATCGCCCTGCCCGCGCCTCCGCCCCAAGCCGCCGGCCCCTCCGTCACCCTGATCAACGAGCAGGAGCGCGCGCAGGCGGCCACCGTGGACTGGTTCGGTGCCCGCTACCTCGACTGGGCGCGGAAGACGTTCGAGGCCGTCAACGAGCCGTACTACCGAATGAACCGGTGGACGGTGCTGTCTGTCATCTTCTCGCCCAAGGGAGTCCTCCCGCGGCCCGGTGCGAACGACCGACCCGTCAACCTCTTCCAGGCGATCGTGGGACGCACCACGACCGGTAAGAGTGAGGCGCTGCGGCCGCCGCGGCACATCTTCAAGGCGTACTACATGCTCAGCGAGAGCCCGTCGATCGGTGGTGACCACACCGGCGAATCCCTCAAAGGCACGCTCATCGAGCGCGACGGGAAGGCCACGTGGTTCCACCTCGACGAGGCCCACACGAAGATCCCGACGTGGCGCAAGCCGAACAGCCCGTACTCCGAGGTGCCCGGCGTCCTCACGCTCGCCTTCGACGGGGAGATCGACGCGATCTTCCGCCGCACCGACAAGGAGATCTCCGGCCGCGCCGCGCAGGCCTACCTCACCGTCCACCTCATGGGCACCCCGCAGGGCATGGCCGACGTGATGAGCCCGGCCGACTGGGAGTCTGGCTTCCTCAACCGATTCGTGTGGGGGATCGGCGACATGCCGACCGAGTCGGTCACGATGATGGCCGGCGGATTCCTCACCGAGGAAGACCTCGCCGCCGAGGGCGACGATGACACCGCCGCCGTCGCTTCCGGCAAGGCCATGTACCAGCAGTGGGCCGCCGAGTTCGCCGCCGCCGTGCAGTCCGTCTCCACGCCCTCCGGCGCGCCGGCGCGCATGCGGATCCCCGCCGACGTCGCCCGCCGCCACCAGAACATCGCCGTCACCTTGCAGGAGATCGCGAAGAACTCGCCCTACGAGGAGCGGCTCAGGCCTACCTTCCGCCGCCTCACCGAGACCGTGCTGCGCTGCGCCGCACTCGTCGCACTCTCCTCCGGCCGCACCCGGATCGAGATGGGAGACCTCCTGGTCGCCGCCGAGCAGACCGAGGAGTGGGCCGCGAACATCCTCATCATGGTCGCCGCGACCGACGAGTCCCTCCGCACCCGCGAGGTCAACATGATCGAGAAGGCGCTCCTCGAGCGGGGAGGAGTGGTCTCGTTCGCCGACATCCACCGCCTCCCCAGGTTCGCCAACCGAAGGCGCGACGTCGAAGACATGATCGGCGAGCTCGTCGCCCAAGGCCGAGCCAGCATCGACCAGAACACCGGAACCAAGATTCTCAGAGCAGGAGGCTACGCCCGTGCAGCGTAA
- a CDS encoding phage tail tape measure protein has product MYDGLSQDAQMRLKIVLEGVRDLNAMVEMLGGDAPAAGRKAVTAISEINDELKKTRQAANDSGSALQKSAKEADAAWKKAVQGVKDYNAEYQRATRNKVLGISSDGERPFSSFSEAEKDRILAIDDAARADIVGAIRTERREHEELAKAVIAGEERMAAAAEKRAEAERMRARESADRGRSSYTTGDFDRDFAALSGGIDASAEAERKIALARLEAERRERELLAQEVVAGEARMAAATNKRVEAERALARESTARGRRNAGAEWDRELIGLQDEIARKTATTNENLISQRYALYDVASTAGIAGGSLVALVSAYTMLAANREAAFTDVLRTTRVDADSELAVTLRKELEELAQEIPKSFAEISDVATKAAQLDIPVEGIQEFTEATIKFSAVTGVASDTAALSFGKIGNVLGLAGEEYTQFASAVAYAGVRSAATEEQILSVANKLGPVMAQYRATADEVAGLSAAYASVGVESELSAGTTGRVWAKIQLAVDQGGTTLENFARVSGMSSEQFRSSWGESAANTFVTFVGGLQHVENYNEALRSLGIEATRDGRSLGALSAGVDKAVISMQAAREGMSNGFLDESAAQIFDTVVSKLQLVLNAFDRLAGVVGGSTLEAFGGLLDVLADTLNNLAEFGSNPVGQFFLGLGMILTGLIGVLLLFGGALAGGTAALFAIRTAITGLQATATGAQLTMLQFIGGLFGVQAAGNAAAGGMNAAAMGARALRVAMISTGIGAVVAILGTLIGAAVTAGDQEENLATSADKANQELAAQEARAAAAAEEIRKLTQELNDAVEAANAMAMGSADLEGSLFDLGQSMQQNGKQFDAYSTGGRENMRSLSSAIAAAVAIADGDAQLLANLLAGIREQLLSIGAGADAIAMVERAIEATGVAATDAIVTSNSLAVGFAHVDENARNAAKGVDELGEKVRTVSDYASDLGSIMDRAFEIRFGAQDAYDRVLDTYDKMRSEAKRAAESIDDLRAQIMQTEADLRVLQGERVGQEYFLSVATRYGDTARAAAISGDIARNSADQNSARTEIRGLNGQVAEEQDALTRSIEGNSEAARRNREALDELAQEHMEYLEALAASGASQETLEAETRRLKDEFIDFGVSMGYNADDLEQRYGPAYDDVAKIIREFPRDITVDIDGLDPAQAALNEWLEKNKDHRIDVPVNVQANKNVTAEKFTDVGQIAGNSFKTAFATAMVSGAQAGAAGASVSKNNQPSFWEQIYLNWQAGLDAAFGALGFSEGGYTGDGGKHDVAGLAHKGEYVFPQEAVRYYGVENLARAHRVALRGYSSGGLVGGPAGAFGGSLGMEGGGPLRLDASTIDALAQAMNDRPVFLMADSRVIAQLVSTGNAAYTRGS; this is encoded by the coding sequence ATGTACGACGGACTGAGTCAAGATGCGCAGATGCGCCTCAAGATCGTCCTCGAAGGCGTCCGCGACCTCAACGCGATGGTCGAGATGCTCGGCGGCGACGCTCCCGCCGCGGGCCGCAAGGCGGTCACCGCGATCTCCGAGATCAACGACGAGCTCAAGAAGACGCGCCAGGCCGCCAACGACTCCGGCTCCGCTCTGCAGAAGTCCGCCAAGGAAGCGGACGCAGCCTGGAAGAAGGCCGTCCAGGGCGTCAAGGACTACAACGCCGAGTACCAGCGTGCCACGCGCAACAAGGTGCTCGGCATCAGCTCCGACGGCGAGCGGCCCTTCTCCTCGTTCTCCGAGGCCGAGAAGGACCGGATCCTCGCGATCGACGACGCGGCACGCGCGGACATCGTCGGCGCCATCCGCACCGAGCGTCGCGAGCATGAAGAGCTCGCCAAGGCTGTCATCGCCGGCGAAGAGCGCATGGCGGCGGCCGCCGAGAAGCGCGCCGAAGCAGAACGGATGCGCGCGCGGGAGTCCGCCGACCGCGGCCGCAGCAGCTACACCACCGGCGACTTCGACCGCGACTTCGCCGCCCTCAGTGGCGGCATCGACGCGTCCGCCGAAGCGGAACGGAAGATCGCCCTCGCCCGCCTGGAGGCGGAGCGCCGCGAACGCGAGCTCCTGGCGCAGGAAGTCGTCGCTGGCGAAGCCCGCATGGCCGCGGCGACCAACAAGCGCGTCGAGGCGGAGCGCGCCCTCGCCCGCGAGTCCACCGCGCGCGGCCGCCGCAACGCCGGCGCCGAGTGGGACCGCGAGCTCATCGGGCTGCAGGACGAGATTGCGCGCAAAACCGCGACGACCAATGAAAACCTGATCAGCCAGCGATACGCGCTCTACGACGTCGCCTCCACCGCCGGCATCGCGGGCGGCTCGCTCGTCGCGCTCGTCTCCGCCTACACGATGCTCGCCGCCAACCGTGAGGCGGCGTTCACCGACGTCCTCCGCACCACGCGCGTCGACGCCGACAGCGAGCTTGCCGTCACCCTCCGCAAGGAGCTCGAGGAGCTCGCGCAGGAGATCCCCAAGTCGTTCGCCGAGATCTCGGACGTCGCCACCAAGGCCGCCCAGCTCGATATCCCCGTCGAGGGCATCCAGGAGTTCACCGAGGCGACCATCAAGTTCTCGGCCGTCACCGGCGTCGCCTCCGACACCGCCGCCCTCTCCTTCGGAAAGATCGGCAACGTCCTCGGCCTCGCCGGCGAGGAGTACACCCAGTTCGCGTCCGCCGTCGCCTACGCCGGCGTGCGATCGGCGGCCACGGAAGAACAGATCCTCTCCGTCGCCAACAAGCTCGGCCCCGTCATGGCGCAATACCGCGCCACTGCCGACGAGGTCGCCGGCCTCTCTGCCGCGTACGCATCCGTCGGCGTCGAGTCCGAGCTCTCCGCCGGCACGACTGGCCGCGTGTGGGCCAAGATCCAGCTCGCCGTCGACCAGGGCGGCACCACCCTCGAGAACTTCGCCCGCGTCAGCGGCATGTCCTCCGAGCAGTTCCGCTCCTCCTGGGGCGAGTCCGCCGCCAACACCTTCGTCACCTTCGTCGGCGGCCTCCAGCACGTCGAGAACTACAACGAGGCCCTCCGCTCCCTCGGCATCGAAGCCACCCGCGACGGCCGCTCCCTCGGCGCGCTCTCCGCCGGCGTCGACAAGGCTGTCATCTCGATGCAGGCCGCCCGTGAGGGCATGTCGAACGGCTTCCTCGACGAGTCCGCCGCGCAGATCTTCGACACCGTCGTATCCAAGCTGCAGCTCGTGCTCAACGCCTTCGACCGCCTCGCCGGCGTCGTGGGCGGCTCTACGCTGGAGGCATTCGGCGGCCTCCTCGACGTCCTCGCCGACACCCTCAACAACCTCGCCGAGTTCGGCTCCAACCCGGTTGGGCAGTTCTTCCTCGGCCTGGGCATGATCCTCACCGGCCTCATCGGCGTCCTCCTCCTGTTCGGCGGAGCTCTCGCCGGCGGCACCGCGGCCCTGTTCGCCATCCGCACCGCCATCACCGGCCTGCAGGCCACCGCCACCGGCGCGCAGCTCACCATGCTGCAGTTCATCGGCGGCCTCTTCGGCGTCCAAGCCGCCGGCAACGCGGCCGCGGGCGGCATGAACGCGGCCGCCATGGGCGCGCGTGCCCTCCGCGTCGCGATGATCTCCACCGGCATCGGCGCCGTGGTCGCCATCCTCGGCACCCTCATCGGCGCGGCGGTCACTGCGGGCGACCAGGAGGAGAATCTCGCCACCTCCGCCGACAAGGCCAACCAGGAGCTCGCAGCACAGGAGGCTCGCGCGGCCGCCGCGGCCGAAGAGATCCGCAAGCTCACCCAGGAGCTCAACGACGCCGTCGAAGCCGCGAATGCGATGGCAATGGGCAGCGCCGACCTGGAGGGGTCGCTCTTCGACCTCGGCCAGTCGATGCAGCAGAACGGCAAGCAGTTCGACGCGTACTCCACCGGCGGCCGCGAGAACATGCGCAGCCTGTCGTCGGCGATCGCCGCAGCCGTCGCGATCGCGGACGGCGACGCGCAGCTCCTCGCCAACCTCCTCGCCGGCATCCGCGAGCAGCTCCTCTCCATCGGCGCCGGCGCCGACGCAATCGCGATGGTCGAGCGGGCCATCGAGGCGACCGGCGTCGCGGCGACCGACGCGATCGTCACGAGCAACAGCCTCGCCGTCGGATTCGCGCACGTCGACGAGAACGCCCGCAACGCCGCCAAGGGCGTCGACGAGCTGGGCGAGAAGGTCCGCACCGTCTCCGACTACGCCAGCGACCTCGGCTCCATCATGGACCGGGCATTCGAGATCCGCTTCGGCGCGCAGGACGCCTACGACCGCGTCCTCGATACGTACGACAAGATGCGCTCCGAGGCCAAGCGCGCCGCGGAGTCCATCGACGACCTCCGCGCCCAGATCATGCAGACCGAGGCGGACCTGCGCGTCCTGCAGGGCGAGCGGGTCGGGCAGGAATACTTCCTCTCCGTCGCCACCCGCTACGGCGACACCGCCCGCGCGGCCGCGATCTCCGGCGACATCGCCCGCAACAGCGCCGACCAGAACTCCGCGCGCACCGAGATCCGCGGACTCAACGGCCAGGTCGCCGAGGAGCAGGACGCGCTCACCCGCTCGATCGAAGGCAACTCGGAAGCCGCACGCCGCAACCGCGAGGCGCTCGACGAGCTCGCCCAGGAGCACATGGAGTACCTGGAGGCCCTCGCCGCGTCGGGTGCAAGCCAGGAGACGCTCGAGGCCGAGACCCGTCGTCTCAAGGACGAGTTCATCGACTTCGGTGTGTCGATGGGGTACAACGCCGACGACCTCGAGCAGCGCTACGGCCCCGCCTACGATGACGTCGCCAAGATCATCCGCGAGTTCCCCCGCGACATCACCGTCGACATCGACGGCCTCGACCCCGCACAGGCCGCCCTCAACGAGTGGCTCGAGAAGAACAAGGATCACCGCATCGACGTGCCGGTGAACGTCCAGGCCAACAAGAACGTCACGGCCGAGAAGTTCACCGACGTCGGCCAGATCGCGGGCAACAGCTTCAAGACCGCATTCGCGACCGCGATGGTCAGCGGTGCGCAGGCCGGCGCCGCGGGCGCGAGCGTCAGCAAGAACAACCAGCCGAGCTTCTGGGAGCAGATCTACCTCAACTGGCAGGCTGGCCTCGATGCCGCGTTCGGCGCGCTCGGGTTCTCCGAGGGTGGTTACACCGGCGACGGCGGCAAGCACGACGTGGCAGGCCTCGCGCACAAGGGCGAGTACGTCTTCCCACAGGAGGCGGTGCGCTACTACGGCGTCGAGAACCTCGCCCGCGCGCACCGTGTCGCCCTCCGCGGCTACTCCAGCGGCGGCCTCGTCGGCGGCCCTGCAGGAGCCTTCGGCGGCTCCCTCGGCATGGAAGGTGGCGGCCCGCTGCGCCTGGACGCATCCACCATCGACGCTCTCGCGCAGGCGATGAACGATCGGCCGGTCTTCCTTATGGCAGACTCCCGCGTCATCGCCCAGCTCGTCTCCACGGGCAACGCCGCCTACACGAGAGGGTCGTAA
- a CDS encoding helix-turn-helix domain-containing protein — protein sequence MHAVEPDQTPTTLAPRWGTIEDVMAHLKVSRDTVRRMIARQEIQARRFGPRLIRIDLNQLDASSTPVVLTEKAA from the coding sequence ATGCACGCCGTCGAACCCGACCAGACTCCGACCACCCTTGCCCCGAGGTGGGGCACCATCGAAGACGTCATGGCGCACCTCAAGGTGTCGCGTGACACCGTCCGCCGCATGATCGCCCGCCAGGAGATCCAGGCCCGCCGCTTCGGCCCGCGCCTCATCCGCATCGACCTGAACCAGCTCGACGCCAGCAGCACGCCCGTCGTGTTGACCGAAAAAGCCGCCTGA